The genomic interval TACAGTAAAGAATACACTCATCGCAATTTCTCTTTGAGCTTCAATCATTTGAACATAAAAAATGCCGGCTTCTTCTGCATCGGAAACTAAGTTTAATAATACTTTATTTGTTCTTGTTTTTCTTTTTTTAGTGTATTCTCTAAGGTTATCAACTTCTTTTATTAAAGGTTTTGCAAATTTGCTTTTGTTATCAGAAACATTTGCAAAAGCCTTTTTTAAATATTTTCCGCTTCTTTTTAGGACTCTTTTTATTTGCTTGTCAGCTTTTTCAATAAGTTCTGCTTCCGTAATTTCATTTTCTTCTGCGGCTTCCTTTTCTTCTTCTTCCGTTTCTATGTCTTCTTCACTTAAAACTTTTTTGGAACGATTTCTGAATAATAAAAATATTACACCTACTTCAAGAATTAATGCTGTAACAAATCCTGTATAATGTATTAATGCTGCAAAAGATGCCGCAATAAGTAATGCAGACAAAGCCGTTAAAAACCAACCGCCGATAACACTTACAACACCGGCAATGCGATAAACGGCAGATTCTCTGCCCCAAGCACGATCGGACAAAGATGCCCCCATTGCTACCATAAAAGTAATATAAGTTGTAGAAAGGGGGAGTTTAAAAGATGTTCCTATTGATATTAAAATGGCTGCGATTAATAAATTTACCGATGCTCTTATTAGGTCAAATTCCGGAACATCTTTCATGTCTTTTTTTGATTTCTCAGGCATTTGAAATCTTGTGTCAATCCAATCTCTTGTTTTATTCGGGATTATAGCTTGTACTGCATTATTAAAATGGATAGACCCTTTTACAATGGCTCTTGAAAAAGTATTTGAAGAAAATTTTTCGTCTTTATCTCCTTGTGCAGAAAGATCTAAAGTTGTTTTTGCCACATTTTTTGCTTTTTTAGATGTCCATAAAGTAATAATCATGATTGCACCTGCAGTAAACAAGAAAAATGCGGGAGTAGGGACTTTTTTTCCGAGAGCTTCCATATAATAAAGGTGCGGATCTATAGAGCCTGCTTCTTTCCAAAATTCCCAGGAATTAAATCCTGCTATCGGAACTCCTATAAAATTAACCAAATCGTTTCCTGCAAATGCTAATGCTAATGAAAAAGTTCCCAGAAGAATTATAAATTTCAAAATATTTACTTTCAGAAACTTAATAGAAATATATGATACAATTGACCAAAATAAGAAACTTCCCGCAATTATTATTAATGTGTATTCTTTCAGAAATACTTTAATTTCTCCGTAAAAATCTGTCCCTTTTAAGCCTTTCAGAACTATAAAATACGTAATTGCTGCAATTGTAATTCCCCCGAAAATTGCCATTGAAAAGGGTCTTGTTTTAGTATTGTATTGAAACGTAAAAACAATTCTGGAAATATATTGCGAAATTGCACCTAATGTAAATGCAACAACAACAGAGAGTAATATTCCGAAAATTATCCATAGTGCAGTAGAAGAATTAATAAAAAGAGCAAGGTCAGAAAAAGGTCTGTTTTCGCCTAACACTTTTATGAAACCTACGGCAATTGCAGCACCCAATAAATTAAATACAATTGAAACCGTTGTTGATGTCGGCATTCCCAAGCTGTTAAAGATGTTTAAAAGCAAAATATCACCGATAAGAACAGCAACAAAAATTACCATAATATCATAAAAAGAGAACATCTGCGGATGAAAAATTCCTTTTCTTGCTACTTCCATCATTCCGCTTGAAAAAACAGCTCCGATAAAAATTCCTAAACTTGCAATTATCATTATTGTTTTATAATTAAAAGCTTTTGAGCCTAATGCAGAATTTAAAAAGTTAATTGCATCATTGCTTACACCTACTACTATGTCAATTACGGCCAATACCAATAAACTAATTACAACGATTAAAATTATTGTTTCCATAATAATTATTATAAGCTTAACAGTTAAAAATTTATCAAAAATAGATTAAATAAAAACACTATAAAAGAGCATCTTTAATATTAACATTAACTTAACATTAATGAAATAAATGATTAATATAGGATGGTGTATGTCGTGACAAACAGCAGAAAACTGTTTCTGTTTATAATATTTTTTTGTGAATTCTAAACAATAAAATAATTACCAATAAAAATCCTTTTTTATTTGATAAGTATACTTAATGTTTTACCTGCCATTTTGCAAGGTTTTTGTCTAAACTCCAAAAAAACTTGCAATTATTCACATTACCCTTAATCATTAGTTAATTACCATTGTATTGTGTGATTTTCTGTGAGTAACAGCGTATTAACTTTTTTATTTAAATGGTATTTACTATTTTATTTAGGCTTAAAGAATTTACAAAGGAATATTCCCATGCTTCTTCTTCGGGAGTTTATCAACTTTATTTTCAAGCATTTTAAAACCTCTTATTAATCTTCCTCTTGTATCTTCGGGTTTTATAATTTCATCAACATAACCTCTTGCTGCTGCAATATACGGATTTGCAAACATTTCATTATATTCGGTTTCTTTTTCGGCATGTTTTTTTGCAGAATCTTTTGCTTCAGAAATTTCTTTCTTAAAAATGATTTCAGCTGCACCTTTTGCTCCCATAACGGCAATTTCGGCAGTAGGCCATGCAAAATTTAAATCGGCACCTATGTGTTTTGAATTCATAACATCGTAAGCTCCTCCGTATGCTTTTCTGGTAATAACCGTAATTCTCGGAACTGTTGCTTCTGAAAAGGCATATAATAATTTTGCACCGTTTGTAATAATTCCTCTCCATTCTTGGTCAGTTCCGGGTAAAAACCCGGGTACATCTTCAAAAACCAAAAGAGGTATATTAAAAGCATCGCAAAAACGAACAAAACGAGCTCCTTTTTTTGAGGAATCAATATCTAAAACTCCTGCCATAGACATCGGCTGGTTTGCAATTATACCGATACTTTTTCCGGCTAAGCGTGCAAATCCTACAACTATGTTTTCTGCATAATCTTTGTGAACTTCATAAAATGATTCTTTGTCAATAACTTTATATATAACATCTTTAATATCATAGGGTTGATTAGGACTTTCAGGAACAATTGAATTTAATTCAATATTTGCCTCGTTGCCTGTTTCATATTTCATTTCCGGAGTTATTTCTTCACAATTCTGAGGAATATAACTCAACAATTTCTTGATTTGTTCAATTGCATCAACGTCATTATAAGCTGTAAAATGAGCAACACCTGATTTTGTAGAATGTGCACTTGCTCCTCCGAGTTCTTCGGAAGTTACTTCTTCATGTGTTACTGTTTTAACTACATTGGGTCCGGTTACAAACATATATGAAGAGCCTTCAACCATAATATTAAAATCAGTAATTGCAGGAGAATATACTGCACCGCCGGCACAAGGTCCCATTATTGCTGATATTTGGGGAACAACTCCTGATGCTAATGTATTTCTGTAAAAAATATCAGCATAACCGCCCAATGAAACAACACCTTCTTGAATTCTTGCTCCTCCTGAATCATTTAAGCCTACAACGGGAGCACCGTTTTTCATTGCTAAATCCATTATTTTAACAATTTTTTCGGCATGTGCTTCGGCAAGTGAGCCTCCGAATATTGTAAAATCTTGCGAAAATATATAAATTAATCTCCCGTTTACAGTTCCGTATCCGGTTACCACTCCGTCTCCTAAAGGTATGTTTTTATCTAATCCGAAATCTTGTGAACGATGGGTTACAAATCTTCCTGTTTCTTGAAAAGAGCCTTTATCCAAAAGCAGCTCAACTCTTTCTCTTGCAGTCAATTTACCTTTTTTATGCTGTTTTTCTATTCTTTCTTTTCCGCCGCCTTGAAGTGCTTTTTTATTTATTTCTTCAAGTCTTTTAAATTTATCTTTATTTATCATCGTATATTTAAAATTTGAATATTTTGTGACAACAAATTTAAAAAAACTCCCGAAAAAAAGCATTATTTTTCAGGAGAACATATTTTTCGTTTTTTAATTTCATTTAAAATATTAAAACCGATTCTAACTTCACGGAATATTCTTTTTCGTTATATTTATCGGTAATATTCTTAAATTGCTTGATGTCATTGTAAATTTCTGCTTTTTCAGAATAAACTTGGTCGCTGAAGCTACTGCCGATATTAATATAATACTTCATTTTTTCACCGTAATCTTTAATAATAATATCTAAAATCTTATATGCTTTTTCCTTTTCTCCTGTTTTAAAATAATTACCGACAATTTCTGTCATAGAATCATCATAAGGAATTTTATTTTCGGGCAGAATTTCAATACATCTGTCCAATACTTCAATTGCTTTTTCTTTTTTGTTTTCATTAATCAGTGCAGATGCTAATTTCGCATAAGTTTCTCTGACAGCCATTATACGAATATTTCGCAAATCAAAATTGCCGATGTAAACATCATCTTCTTTTATTCGCCCCCAAACAAATTTAGTCATAAGTTTATCATACATTACATCGGTATTAATATATCCTGTTTGCCCTTCTGTTTTGTAAGGAACCAGACGATATGCAAAACCCTCCAACCTGAAATATTTTTGTAAGCCGTAATAATTTTGATGCGGAACACTCGTAGCAAAGTAAATAGGCCGTTCCCAGTTGTTTCTTGCAATTATTTCAAGAACAGCCATATCATTTTTAAATAAATAGGTTTTATTAATTGTCCATTCAATATTTTTCTCAAATTTACTTAATTCTTTTGCGGTAAAACTTCCTATTTTTGCTGCTTTTGGCCACGGCACATTTAATGACAGTTTTTTTGAAGGTAAATAATTTATTTCTTCACCATCGTTTGCTTGCAGTTTTGTATCTGAATTATCGGAAGCAACAAAGTCCATTGCATAATTTAAGGGTAAATGATTTTCTGAAATTTTTTGAAGGAAAACTTGCAATAATGAGCTTATTTCGTCAACTGAAGATTTGTCAATTTTATATTTTTTTATAAAATCTTCATCGGAAAGATTTACTACAATCCCGGCAAACTTAACCGGAGATACACCATTCATCATTTTAAGAATTGTATTATATTCTTCGGGGTTTTCTTTTGAATATTCTGATTTCTCTAAAATAACTTTTAAATTTTCTTTTATAGAATTAAAATCTTCTTGATAAATAATTTCTTTTGTAAAATACTTTTCATCAATAAAAGCTTCGGGATTTTCAGTAATATAAACAGCATCACGAATTCCTTCGCGATATTTATCGTGTTTCATTTTGAAAGGAACCGGTTTTGCATTATAAGATTGCATTTGCATTTGGTCTATATACCAATCAGTTCCGAGCAAACTTAAATTTACGACTTTAATATCGGTTCTGTATCCTTCAACTTCTTGCATGTACCAAAGCGGAAATGTATCATTATCACCGTAAGTAAATAAAATCGCATTTTCATCACAGGAATCTAAATAATTTTTTGCATAATCTGCAGTTGTGTATCTTCCCGAGCGATCATGGTCGTCCCAATTTTCAACAGCCATAATTAACGGAACCGGAACGGCTGTAAGAACAGTTAACAATAAAGTTACTTTTTTAGTAAGTCGAGAGTTTAAAAAGTTATAAATTCCGGTTATTCCCAGACCTATCCATATTGCAAAAGCATAGAAAGAACCTGCATAAGCATAATCTCTTTCCCTGGGCTGGTACGGTGTTTGATTTAAATAAACAACAATTGCAATTCCTGTAAAAAAGAATAAAAGAAACAAAACAGAAAAACTTCTTTTATCTTTTGAAAATGTATAAAGCAAACCGATAAAACCTAATAAAAAAGGTAAAAGATAATATTTGTTTCTGCTTTTATCATTTTTCATCTTTTCGGGTAAATCTCCTTGGTTTCCTATCATCATTTTATCAATAAAAGGAATGCCGCTTATCCAATTCCCTTTAGAAATTCCTCCGTGAGACTGAAGGTTATTTTGTTTGCCCGAAAAATTCCACATAAAATATCTGAAATACATGTGGCTTAACTGATAAGTAATAAAAAACTGAATATTATTTATAAAATTTGGTTTCTCTCCGGGTTCTACTCCTCCCCAAGTTTGATATGCCGAAATATGAAGCTGATCTCTGCTGTACATTCTGGGAAAAATTGTTTTTCTGTCATCATCAAAATCATAATCGGGATTTGTTTTTTCAATTTTTAAATATTCCCCGTCTTTCGGAATATATGTATAATTAGGATAGGATACATATTGACCGTTTTTTTCTTTTAATTTTGCATCGAAATATTGTCCGTAAATTAAAGGTCTTGAACCGTATTGTTCTCGATTAAGATATGATAAAAGCGTAAATATATTTTCCGGATTATTTTCATCCATAGGCGGATTTGCATTTGACCTTATCATAATAATTCCATAAGACGAATATCCGATAAGGATTACAGTTATTGCCGTAAGAACAGTATTTAAAATTATTTTATTCTTTTTTAATGAATAATAAATTCCGTATGCAAGTAAAGCAAATGTTAAGAAAATATAGAATAATAAACCGCTGTTATAAGGTAAACCTAAGCCGTTTACGAATAACAATTCAAATTTAGAAGCTAATACAACATATCCCTGAATTATTCCGTACATCAGAAAACCGACAAGTGCAACTGAGATTATTGCAGAATAAAACAATCCTTTGCTTGTAATTTTGTGTTTTTTAAAATAATAAACAAAAACAATTGCCGGAATTGCAAGTAAATTAAGCAAATGAACACCTATTGATAATCCCATCATAAATGCAATAAAAATAAGCCATTTGTTTGAATATTTTTGTTCTGATATTGTTTCCCATTTTAATATTGCCCAAAATACAACTGCCGTAAACAAAGATGAACTTGCATAAACTTCTGCTTCAACGGCAGAAAACCAAAAAGTATCTGAAAATGTATATGCCAAGGCTCCGGCAAATCCGCTTGCAAATATTACAACTGCTTTTGAAGTTGTTAATTCATTTTTTTTAACAATTATTTTTTTTGCGAAATAGGTAATTGTCCAAAATAAAAATAAGATGGTAAAGGCACTTGAAAAAACGGAAACCGAATTAATCATTAATGCAACATTCTGAGGATTTGAGGTAAACAATGAAAAGAATCTTCCTATAAGCATAAATAGGGGTGCCCCCGGCGGATGCCCTACTTCAAGTTTGTATGTTGAAGCAATGAACTCTCCACAATCCCAAAGACTTACCGTTGGTTCAACAGTTAAGAAATAAGTTATTAATGCAATTAAAAATGCAATCCAAGCTAATATATTGTTGTATTGTTTGTATTTATTTAGTGTCATATAATATTTTAAATCAGTTTATTTATTTCCCGTTTCTTTTAAGAACAACAAGTACGGTATGAATTAATATTTTAAAATCTAAATATAAAGACATATTTTCAATATAAAAAATGTCATAATTAAGGCGTTCAATCATTTCTTCAATATTTTCGGCATATCCGAATTTTACTTGCCCCCAAGAAGTTATGCCGGGTTTTACTTTTAAAAGTCTTAAATAATGCGGAGCTTTTTCAACAATTTTATCAATATAAAATTTACGTTCAGGTCTGGGTCCTACAAGAGACATTTCCCCTTTAATAACATTAAGAAATTGCGGTATTTCGTCCAATCTTGTTTTTCGCATAAAACGTCCGAAATTTGTTATTCTTAAATCGGTTGAAGAAGATAATTGCGGGCCGTCTTTTTCGGCATCAATATACATTGATCTAAATTTATATATTGAAAATGTTTTTCCTTGCAACCCGATTCTTTCTTGTTTAAAAAAAATCGGACCTTTTGATGAAATTTTAACACCGATTGCAGAAAAAACATAAACCGGAGATAAAATTAAAACAGCTAAAACGGAAGCAACAACATCAAATATTCTTTTTACGCTTTCTTGCCAAGCGGGCATTAGTGCATGAGAAATAATGATAAGCGGTGTTCCCAGAAAACTTGACATTCTCACTCGCCCTGTTAACACATCGATTAAACCGGGTATTACTTTTGTAATTACACTTACACGTTGTAATTTATTAATAATAGTGCCTATTGCTTCATGTTCGGAAGATTCAATTGCAATAATTACTTCTTCAATTTTCTTTTTTTTAATAATTGTTTCAATTTCATCCAAACTTCCCAAATGTTTGAGATGTTTATTTAATACTGTATCTTTTTTATTAAAAATATTTATAAACCCTACAAAGCGATATCCGTATTTTTCATCCTGCGATGTTAATTGTTTATATAAATTAAGTGCCTTGCCGTTACTTCCTATTAACAAAGTATTAAAGCCTATTTTTTCTTTTTCTATTTTTGAAATTGTTATGCTCGTAAAAATTAATCTCGGTATATAGGTTAGTGTAAAATGTATAAAAAATAATGCTC from Bacteroidales bacterium carries:
- a CDS encoding inorganic phosphate transporter, giving the protein METIILIVVISLLVLAVIDIVVGVSNDAINFLNSALGSKAFNYKTIMIIASLGIFIGAVFSSGMMEVARKGIFHPQMFSFYDIMVIFVAVLIGDILLLNIFNSLGMPTSTTVSIVFNLLGAAIAVGFIKVLGENRPFSDLALFINSSTALWIIFGILLSVVVAFTLGAISQYISRIVFTFQYNTKTRPFSMAIFGGITIAAITYFIVLKGLKGTDFYGEIKVFLKEYTLIIIAGSFLFWSIVSYISIKFLKVNILKFIILLGTFSLALAFAGNDLVNFIGVPIAGFNSWEFWKEAGSIDPHLYYMEALGKKVPTPAFFLFTAGAIMIITLWTSKKAKNVAKTTLDLSAQGDKDEKFSSNTFSRAIVKGSIHFNNAVQAIIPNKTRDWIDTRFQMPEKSKKDMKDVPEFDLIRASVNLLIAAILISIGTSFKLPLSTTYITFMVAMGASLSDRAWGRESAVYRIAGVVSVIGGWFLTALSALLIAASFAALIHYTGFVTALILEVGVIFLLFRNRSKKVLSEEDIETEEEEKEAAEENEITEAELIEKADKQIKRVLKRSGKYLKKAFANVSDNKSKFAKPLIKEVDNLREYTKKRKTRTNKVLLNLVSDAEEAGIFYVQMIEAQREIAMSVFFTVQPIAEHFINSHRPLLLEQKDELENIYNSMDIFSSNIMKAMDKKDFKQRDSLNAEMENIIKLINNSRRKQVKRVKADVVNVRNSLLYFNILEELKNISMHIMSLFKAYRDFLDVTED
- a CDS encoding acyl-CoA carboxylase subunit beta, with the translated sequence MINKDKFKRLEEINKKALQGGGKERIEKQHKKGKLTARERVELLLDKGSFQETGRFVTHRSQDFGLDKNIPLGDGVVTGYGTVNGRLIYIFSQDFTIFGGSLAEAHAEKIVKIMDLAMKNGAPVVGLNDSGGARIQEGVVSLGGYADIFYRNTLASGVVPQISAIMGPCAGGAVYSPAITDFNIMVEGSSYMFVTGPNVVKTVTHEEVTSEELGGASAHSTKSGVAHFTAYNDVDAIEQIKKLLSYIPQNCEEITPEMKYETGNEANIELNSIVPESPNQPYDIKDVIYKVIDKESFYEVHKDYAENIVVGFARLAGKSIGIIANQPMSMAGVLDIDSSKKGARFVRFCDAFNIPLLVFEDVPGFLPGTDQEWRGIITNGAKLLYAFSEATVPRITVITRKAYGGAYDVMNSKHIGADLNFAWPTAEIAVMGAKGAAEIIFKKEISEAKDSAKKHAEKETEYNEMFANPYIAAARGYVDEIIKPEDTRGRLIRGFKMLENKVDKLPKKKHGNIPL
- a CDS encoding DUF2723 domain-containing protein, which translates into the protein MTLNKYKQYNNILAWIAFLIALITYFLTVEPTVSLWDCGEFIASTYKLEVGHPPGAPLFMLIGRFFSLFTSNPQNVALMINSVSVFSSAFTILFLFWTITYFAKKIIVKKNELTTSKAVVIFASGFAGALAYTFSDTFWFSAVEAEVYASSSLFTAVVFWAILKWETISEQKYSNKWLIFIAFMMGLSIGVHLLNLLAIPAIVFVYYFKKHKITSKGLFYSAIISVALVGFLMYGIIQGYVVLASKFELLFVNGLGLPYNSGLLFYIFLTFALLAYGIYYSLKKNKIILNTVLTAITVILIGYSSYGIIMIRSNANPPMDENNPENIFTLLSYLNREQYGSRPLIYGQYFDAKLKEKNGQYVSYPNYTYIPKDGEYLKIEKTNPDYDFDDDRKTIFPRMYSRDQLHISAYQTWGGVEPGEKPNFINNIQFFITYQLSHMYFRYFMWNFSGKQNNLQSHGGISKGNWISGIPFIDKMMIGNQGDLPEKMKNDKSRNKYYLLPFLLGFIGLLYTFSKDKRSFSVLFLLFFFTGIAIVVYLNQTPYQPRERDYAYAGSFYAFAIWIGLGITGIYNFLNSRLTKKVTLLLTVLTAVPVPLIMAVENWDDHDRSGRYTTADYAKNYLDSCDENAILFTYGDNDTFPLWYMQEVEGYRTDIKVVNLSLLGTDWYIDQMQMQSYNAKPVPFKMKHDKYREGIRDAVYITENPEAFIDEKYFTKEIIYQEDFNSIKENLKVILEKSEYSKENPEEYNTILKMMNGVSPVKFAGIVVNLSDEDFIKKYKIDKSSVDEISSLLQVFLQKISENHLPLNYAMDFVASDNSDTKLQANDGEEINYLPSKKLSLNVPWPKAAKIGSFTAKELSKFEKNIEWTINKTYLFKNDMAVLEIIARNNWERPIYFATSVPHQNYYGLQKYFRLEGFAYRLVPYKTEGQTGYINTDVMYDKLMTKFVWGRIKEDDVYIGNFDLRNIRIMAVRETYAKLASALINENKKEKAIEVLDRCIEILPENKIPYDDSMTEIVGNYFKTGEKEKAYKILDIIIKDYGEKMKYYINIGSSFSDQVYSEKAEIYNDIKQFKNITDKYNEKEYSVKLESVLIF
- a CDS encoding sugar transferase, encoding MNKKLQTLKYILSDYVSASLAWFLFYLFRKEYIESANYGYQINIEYDYSFFIALFGLPLFWLMIYSAFGYYRNPYRKSRLQEIGQTFITVLIGVIIIFFLLILDDVVFSYKDYYASAGALFFIHFTLTYIPRLIFTSITISKIEKEKIGFNTLLIGSNGKALNLYKQLTSQDEKYGYRFVGFINIFNKKDTVLNKHLKHLGSLDEIETIIKKKKIEEVIIAIESSEHEAIGTIINKLQRVSVITKVIPGLIDVLTGRVRMSSFLGTPLIIISHALMPAWQESVKRIFDVVASVLAVLILSPVYVFSAIGVKISSKGPIFFKQERIGLQGKTFSIYKFRSMYIDAEKDGPQLSSSTDLRITNFGRFMRKTRLDEIPQFLNVIKGEMSLVGPRPERKFYIDKIVEKAPHYLRLLKVKPGITSWGQVKFGYAENIEEMIERLNYDIFYIENMSLYLDFKILIHTVLVVLKRNGK